aactgcGAAAAAGTCTCTCGCCTTGACTCTTGTTGAAATCTTATTTCctgccaaaaatatcaaaaaagttcGCTTTTCGCCTAAATTGCCAAAGAAGTAGGTATCATTAATTTGTTAACAAGAATTGCTAACAAGTGAtaaagttgtgttttttgcaaaaaaatccaaatagtCTCACtcattgtcacttttttttttacctcagaTTGCTTAAAAAAATGCCCTTTCTTTTGCtgagaaattatcaaaagtttcatttttttttgccagagattgcgaaaattctcttttttttgcccCAATTGCCCAagaatcttgattttttaaatcataaagatgtgaaatcaagttttttttgacaaaatttgagaaaagagTATGTATTACTTTTTGCGcacttgccaaaaaatcctgcttattgctaaaattgtgtAACTCAGttcgatttttagattttaattaaagaggaaaagttctggattttttggtgatttttttgcattaaaatatttcactcactctttgtaatttttttgtttactatttggttactttttcgagcttttttggttacaaaagttacttttctttggaaaaaaattaggacaagccctgaatttccaaaaatggaacgagaagttcaacttatttttaaattagaaaatgagaggtacctactcatattatctaataatcaaataaattccGTCTTTTGCCTTAAAATTATTGACCTTTTACCGGTTTAAGCGTGgatgtagggggggggggggggtatatcAAAGTAAGTTTGTGCCGAAATTTTTGTGCTACAcacggaaaaaattcaatttgccaCCCCTGGTAACATTTGACGCTTAACATTTTTTGTACTATAcgttttttgcatatttcgcataattttgcaaaaacaaaatgcggaaaacgcgtatttttcagggttttctGCAAATACCTATGAGCCTttttcagacaaaatttcaattttatggattggtaggaagaaagtatGTATACTTGTAATAagtcaaattttggcgaaaacagtttttaggATAAACCATACACCCCGGAGgtgtggcggttcaaagttttcttttgtcaatttgacccccaccactatgataaaaaattttgaaaaaaatcatgtcgaAAGGTCCAGGCTTCCCCTACatattccgcgtggtaccagaattctCTATTCACTACTCACGGATACAgattttttctcccaaaaaacgcgttttttggctatactgtccAAGGGGCGTGGGTTGGGGGttggaaattccgctcgaaaattttcatcggaggtacccaacaataatccatcataattttccaaatctaggaacagggccatttcgcctatcttaccGTGGAATATCCTTTAAGCTCGAATAAGCAGTTACGTAATAAAACGTATATTCTTCATGTTATAACTTTTGCAGGTGGATGTTCACCCCAaccgaagatgaaaaaaatttcgttttactTAGAATGAATAACGATTTGAAAATACCGCTAAACTTCGAACGGACGGCCCGTTGTTACGAGTATAACCGGAATAGCAGGTCTAAACCTGACCCACCCAAAGCCATACCAAACCCGCAAACCGAGATATTCTGTCGAAAATTAGGAATCCGAGATCCGATCGGTggatttgaaaatatgaatttgtcTAGTTACGAAAATTCCCAATTCTCCACTCCTGAAAAAGCGAACTTTTCCAGTTTTATCTCGTTCAGCGACAGTCCAAGGGTATGTTGATCGTGTAGTAATTGGAAGTTGCGAAGCTCTTTTACGTGtgtattgtcattttttgatttgttttgattttaggAAAGTAGCGGTGCGAGTATGTCGAGTCAGAATGACGGGAGTACAGAAGAAACAGGCGGAGATGATTCGTCGCAAAATGAACGGtcgtttgaaaattctataaatGACGTGAACAACTCTTTTTCATCGGCAGACTACTTTTCTTTCATCGATAATCCGTCGTTATCGAATAGACCTGCATCGACGCCGGTTATTCAGAATAAACGAAAGTACGATTTCCCTTCCTATAAAGAGCCGGATAACGAAGACTCCGCCGATTCTACTCCAAGTTTATTACCAATTCAAATAGACCGTGCTGGTAAGTTCatattaaattttcttcattctaCATGTTGCGCCGTATTTAAATTTATCCTCTTTTCAGGTAACACGTCTTTGATTAAAAGAAGAAATGCCAATATTTATCAAGAGGAAGACTGATCGATCGttagtttttatcatttttgtagatgaatatttttgatcGTTACTACCAATTGTGCAGATAATTGTAATTAATTTAATGATTGTTGTAGATTAACAATTTTTATATACCTAATTTCTCTAAGTATTTATCATCATTGGATTTTGCTGCTGCAAATGAATTATTATAATAAGTACCGTGTAATTGTGTACTAAACTTACTACGTGATCTCTgatgttctaaaattttttatgtacatacatatgtatttgtgCAATAGCGTCTGTTGTTGTATCAATTATGTGATATATACATCAACTAGTGAGTGATTACACGCAAATGGACAGTTTTGTAAtgtttattaaaatataatacAAAGCTACATAATGTaagttttattcaatattttcttaTTCTTCCTCTCGTTATCTCGGTCAAGATAAAATATTCTCTGTCTCTCTCCACTTTACTCATTTGATTATGTCTCGGGTGTTCTCTACAATAATTGTATACCCTATGGTCCTTCCAAATCATGTAGCAATCTCTGCAGCGTTTTCGAACTCGTCCTTTTACTTTCATGCCACATACCGGAACCGTACTGAACACAGGGGGAGACAAGAAATTGGTTGTTTTAGAAATCGCCAAGTTACTTGGAACAGCGAACGATGACGGAAATGAACAGAAATGTGCCAATGGTTGCGCTCTTGAAATTACCGACGATAAACGGCTACCAAGCCCGGTCAATTCCTTGAAAATATGGAGACGTACCAAcgaattcattctgaaaaatatacatCAGTTTTAGGGACTCGTCAACAACGTATTCGATTCAAATCcatcaaaataaatgcaaaacTCACCTTAGAAATAACTAATGGAAGTCTGAGTggaaaaattggggaaaattatgaatttttcattgcaaaTTACGACGGATCAGGATCcgattgatgaaaaatgataagGATTGatatatttgataattttgtaatcaCGGAaacgaatcgattggaaagtTTCGTTCCGTCTCATCTCTCATCCCATGTTTTCAGTTCCGGtctcatttcagttttttttcagtttcagtttcagttttccatcactgccGGTTTTTGGTTCCGGCCCGGTTACGATTTCAGGACGCAAACTGTAGCCGAGTAGTCTCAAAGAGCAGTTATCATATTTCACGATTTCGCGAATCGCGATCGCTGCCCATTCTTTTTGATAACGAAAATTTGTCGAGAGTGAAACGTTGAAATTAAGGGAAATTGTGATACAAACTTTCAATTCATTTGCTACAAGTTACGTCTTACAGAAATTCACGTCTAACAATACGAAGTTGGCTGCGTAGCAAGCTGATTGTAAAGTAAAAAGTCGATCTCATATGTCTCTATTTCATTCATCATAGTTAGCGTGTAGCTTTTGAAAAACATGCCTCCTCCTAAAGCGAAACAACCTGCGCCCAGCAAAAAGACggaacaaaaaaagaaagaaaaaataattgtggTAAGTGGATCCTGAATCGAGCATTTCTTCGAAACGCTTATAATTCAATTGTTCGCTAATTCGATTTCACAACCTTCTGCAGGATAAAACTTTCGGTCTGAAGAATAAGAAAGGTGCTAAAACTCAAAAGTTCATCCAACAAGTTGAGAAGCAAGTCAAGTCTGGTGGCGCACCGCCGAGAAAGCAAGCCGAAGAACATggcaaaaagaaagaagaaaagcTTAAAGAAGCTAAAGAACTCAATCAGTTATTTAGACCGGTGCAAAAAGTAGAAAAAGGTTGGTTTTCTCCACCAGTTCTCATCAGCTCGAAATCTTAtcgttttattaaaataaaattattatcgcAGGAGCCGATCCGAAATCCGTCCTATgcgcttttttcaaattcggtcAGTGTACGAAAGGATCGAAATGTAAATTCTCGCACGATCTTACTGTCGAAAGAAAAGCCGAGAAAAGAAGTCTTTACGTTGATATGCGAGATGACGACGAAGATACTATGGAAACTTGGACCGAAGAGAAATTAAAAGAAGTTGTCGAAAAGAAACACGgcgagttgaataaaaaaatgcccACTACCGATATTGTTCGTAACTCGATTATTTCACATTTTCCTATACTAAATACGTCTTACTTACCGTAGAATAATTCGACGATTCTCTTTCagatttgtaaatattttctaGAAGCCGTCGAGAACAGCAAATACGGATGGTTCTGGTCCTGTCCAAATGGAGGCACGTGTATCTACAGGCATGCCCTACCACCTGGATTCGTGCTTAAAAAAGTATTTATCTTTCGAAGAGTGTTATCGATATTGTTGTAAAAATAGTCGTCGTTGTGACTTACACTTGTTCTGTCGTCGAAGGATCGTAAGCAAGTCGAGAAAACAGATACGATATCGTTGGAAGAACTAATTGAGAAGGAGCGTTCGGCGTTAACTTCGACAAACAGCACAAAATTAACGTTGGAAACGTTTTTGcaatggaagaagaaaaaacttatGGAAAAGAAGAAAGCTAAGGAGAAGGAAGAAGAAAAGAAGAGATTGAATTTCAAAGCGGGACATCACATCGGGGTAACTTTCAGCATTaacgaaaagaaaaacacgaaaaaacatTCGTATTTATATTACGTTTTTGTTCGTTTGTTTTTCAAGCTTTCCGGACGTGATATGTTCAGTTTTAATCCAGAGTTAGCCATGATTGACGCCTACGACGATGGAGACGAAGCTTTTGATAGTTACTCGAGAAACGacgaagaggaagaagaaggCATTCGAGTACGAAAATTATTACTACCTATCAATTTTCTGCACTTTTTTCGGCTATCTGTTTAAcgaacgttgtttttttttcttttttgcaacattttcagTTTGTAGATTTAGATGTCAGCGCGTTAGGATTTCACATCGAAGAGGAGACTGAAACTAAACGTACGTATAAAAATGCAATTGATACGTTATCACGTTGTCAAAATACTCgcatttacaaaaatgttaCCACCTATTTCAGCGACTAACGACAAAGGCGATACAAATTGCAACAACGAAGAGAATTCCACCGATTCGGCACCTATCAACGAACAACTTTTTATGCAAGATTTGGAAACGGAAATCGACAAAGAAATGGAGAAATGCGCCATTTCCGAAGAGCAACCGGTCAACTGAATGCCCTCGGTGCAACTTCTTATCGAAGATTTTTCGTATTTCCCAGAACGATCGCAAAATGTACAGGCCTATCGAACTACgttaacgtgaaaaaattgtatcatttttacCGTTGTATGACGTTTATTCTTCGTTGCAACGAATGCTGTGTGCGTGTACGGCACTCAGTAAACCGAATTGTTCGCATCGTAACGtcattttactcgaattttagcatatacgtttttttttctcctttttttttatactgtgtTATTTGGTAATAATTGTGTatttattttaacaaatttgttcCCCAAACCAGTTTAAAGATTTACTCGTACGAAGTTATTCAGGCTCTCCGTTTGTTAATATTGCGAATAAAGTTACTCGGATGCGTACCGCAATATTATGGTTTAATAGAAGTTTTTCAGACGCGTACAAGAAATCTCGAGACTTATAATTTATTATCGAAAACATTCTTCAGAGTATCGGCGACTGATTCTGCCGAGCTGACGCAGCCATCGAAATTAGAAGCTGCGAACGCGTCTCCGGCTACGACGATGAGAGGTTTTTCGTGAACTGAGACGCTTTTCGGACTATTCCGATACGGTTTCAGGACTTGCGAGTAATTCC
The sequence above is a segment of the Planococcus citri chromosome 3, ihPlaCitr1.1, whole genome shotgun sequence genome. Coding sequences within it:
- the LOC135839733 gene encoding zinc finger CCCH domain-containing protein 15 homolog; protein product: MPPPKAKQPAPSKKTEQKKKEKIIVDKTFGLKNKKGAKTQKFIQQVEKQVKSGGAPPRKQAEEHGKKKEEKLKEAKELNQLFRPVQKVEKGADPKSVLCAFFKFGQCTKGSKCKFSHDLTVERKAEKRSLYVDMRDDDEDTMETWTEEKLKEVVEKKHGELNKKMPTTDIICKYFLEAVENSKYGWFWSCPNGGTCIYRHALPPGFVLKKDRKQVEKTDTISLEELIEKERSALTSTNSTKLTLETFLQWKKKKLMEKKKAKEKEEEKKRLNFKAGHHIGLSGRDMFSFNPELAMIDAYDDGDEAFDSYSRNDEEEEEGIRFVDLDVSALGFHIEEETETKPTNDKGDTNCNNEENSTDSAPINEQLFMQDLETEIDKEMEKCAISEEQPVN